A genomic stretch from Nocardia wallacei includes:
- the secD gene encoding protein translocase subunit SecD, whose translation MPPSKGTGHPLRLLGVYAALLAVIYALVFFTGDKSPEPKLGIDLQGGTRVTLSARTPDGKKPSQDSLEQAQQIIESRVNGLGVAGSEVVIDGDTLVITVPGENGDQAKSLATTAKLYVRPMLNEVPVQAAAPGQPDQPGQPGPTPSGAAVPPGESASPETPTSPAEPAPTSPSEPAPGAGESAPTPQNRVFPAQAPTPEPSPTPAPSTTPAAPQGNPNDPAAPQQVQQQIAQARELRQSDDQQTQQLAVATLAAGGCGAADPLAGNDDPAKPLVTCSTDGKFVYLLGPSALDGQQISDATSGYNQQQSQWEVNVKFTSAGGKTWGQLTDQYYQQRLAFTLDSKVISAPVVQAAGQYSGDTRISGNFNSQTSKDLANQLKYGSLPLSFATSEAQTVSATLGLSSLKAGLIAGAVGLVAVLLYCLLYYRMLGFLAGFSLIASGVAVYGIIVLLGRWINFTLDLAGIAGLIIGIGMTADSFVVFFERIKDEMREGRSFRSAVPRGWARAQRTNLSGKTVSLIASAVLYILAAGQVKGFAFTLGLTTVLDVIVLYLVTAPLMMMASHSPFWAKPAVNGLGAVQQLARERKAAAGVLAGKEA comes from the coding sequence ACCTGCAGGGCGGCACTCGGGTGACGCTCTCCGCGCGCACGCCCGACGGTAAGAAGCCGAGCCAGGACAGCCTCGAACAGGCCCAGCAGATCATCGAGTCCCGGGTCAACGGGCTCGGCGTGGCAGGTTCGGAGGTCGTCATCGACGGTGACACCCTGGTGATCACCGTGCCGGGTGAGAACGGTGATCAGGCCAAGTCGCTGGCCACCACCGCGAAGCTGTATGTCCGGCCGATGCTCAACGAGGTTCCGGTACAGGCCGCCGCGCCGGGTCAGCCCGATCAGCCCGGTCAGCCCGGACCGACGCCGTCGGGTGCCGCCGTCCCGCCGGGAGAATCCGCGTCCCCGGAGACGCCCACCTCGCCCGCCGAACCCGCGCCGACCTCACCGAGCGAACCCGCGCCCGGCGCGGGGGAATCCGCGCCGACTCCGCAGAACCGGGTCTTCCCCGCGCAGGCGCCGACTCCGGAGCCCAGCCCGACCCCGGCTCCGTCGACGACTCCCGCTGCGCCGCAGGGTAATCCGAACGATCCGGCGGCGCCGCAGCAGGTGCAGCAGCAGATCGCGCAGGCGCGCGAGCTGCGGCAGAGTGACGATCAGCAGACCCAGCAGCTGGCCGTGGCGACCCTCGCCGCCGGCGGCTGCGGCGCGGCCGACCCGCTGGCCGGTAACGACGACCCGGCCAAACCGCTGGTCACCTGCTCCACCGATGGCAAGTTCGTCTACCTGCTCGGCCCGAGCGCCCTCGACGGTCAGCAGATCTCCGACGCGACCTCCGGCTACAACCAGCAGCAGTCGCAGTGGGAGGTGAACGTGAAGTTCACCTCCGCCGGTGGCAAGACCTGGGGCCAACTCACCGACCAGTACTACCAGCAACGGCTGGCGTTCACCCTGGACTCGAAGGTGATCAGCGCCCCCGTGGTCCAGGCCGCGGGCCAGTACAGCGGCGATACCCGGATCTCCGGCAACTTCAACTCGCAGACCAGCAAGGACCTGGCCAATCAGCTGAAGTACGGTTCGCTGCCGCTGTCGTTCGCCACCTCCGAGGCCCAGACGGTCTCGGCGACGCTGGGCCTGTCCTCGCTGAAGGCGGGTCTGATCGCGGGCGCGGTCGGTCTGGTGGCGGTGCTGCTGTACTGCCTGCTCTACTACCGGATGCTCGGCTTCCTGGCCGGATTCTCGCTGATCGCTTCCGGTGTCGCGGTGTACGGCATCATCGTGCTGCTGGGCCGGTGGATCAATTTCACGCTGGATCTCGCCGGTATCGCCGGTCTGATCATCGGTATCGGTATGACCGCGGACTCGTTCGTGGTGTTCTTCGAACGAATAAAGGACGAGATGCGCGAGGGCCGCAGTTTCCGCTCGGCCGTGCCGCGCGGCTGGGCGCGCGCCCAGCGCACCAACCTGTCCGGTAAGACGGTCAGCCTGATCGCCTCGGCCGTGCTGTACATCCTGGCCGCCGGGCAGGTGAAGGGCTTCGCGTTCACCCTCGGCCTGACCACCGTGCTCGACGTCATCGTCCTGTATCTGGTCACCGCGCCGCTGATGATGATGGCCTCGCACTCGCCGTTCTGGGCGAAACCCGCGGTCAACGGCCTGGGCGCCGTGCAGCAACTCGCTCGTGAACGCAAGGCCGCCGCGGGCGTGCTTGCCGGAAAGGAGGCGTGA